The following coding sequences lie in one Glycine soja cultivar W05 chromosome 16, ASM419377v2, whole genome shotgun sequence genomic window:
- the LOC114389292 gene encoding TMV resistance protein N-like isoform X2: MTTFSLQWDNSMGSSNEGSSSSTLTSGRSWSNHVFLSFRGDDTRKGFTGHLFASLERRGIKTFKDDHDLQRGKLISVELMKAIEGSMLALIILSPNYASSTWCLDELKKILECKKEVFPIFHGVDPSDVRHQRGSFAKAFSEHEEKFREDKKKLERWRHALREVASYSGWDSKEQHEATLIETIVGHIQKKIIPRLPCCTDNLVGIDSRMKEVYSLMGISLNDVRFIGLWGMGGIGKTTIARFVYEAIKGDFNVSCFLENIREVSKTNGLVHIQKELLFHLNVRSSDFYNLHDGKNIIANSLSNKKILLVLDDVSELSQLENLAGKQEWFGSGSRVIITTRDKHLLKTHGVHLTCKAKGLAQNEALKLFCLKAFKQDQPKEEYLNLCKEVVEYARGLPLALEVLGSHLYGRTVEVWHSALEQIRSFPHSKIQDTLKISYDSLQPPYQKMFLDIACFFKGMDIDEVKNILKNCGYHPEIGIDILIERCLVTLDRMKKLGMHDLLQEMGRNIVFQESPNDPGKRSRLWSQKDIDYVLTKNKGTDEIQGIVLNLVQPCDYEGRWSTEAFSKTSQLKLLMLCDMQLPRGLNCLPSSLKVLHWRGCPLKTLPLNNKLDEVVDLKLPHSRIEQLWRGTKLLEKLKSINLSFSKNLKQSPDFGGAPNLESLVLEGCTSLTEVHPSLVRHKKLAMMNLKDCKRLKTLPSKMEMSSLKDLNLSGCSEFKYLPEFGESMEHLSVLSLEGTAIAKLPSSLGCLVGLAHLYLKNCKNLVCLPDTFHNLNSLIVLNVSGCSKLGCLPEGLKEIKSLEELDASGTAIQELPSSVFYLENLKSISFAGCKKPVSNSVSGFLLPFQWVFGNQQTPTAFRLPPSKLNLPSLMRINLSYCNLSEESFPDGFRHLSSLQFLDLTGNNFVTLPSCISNLTKLEILLLNLCKKLKRLPELPSRMKHLDASNCTSLETSKFNPSKPCSLFASSPSNFHFSRELIRYLEELPLPRTRFEMLIPGSEIPSWFVPQKCVSLAKIPVPHNCPVNEWVGFALCFLLVSYANPPEACHHEVECYLFGPNGKTIISSRNLPPMELDCPHLYILYLSIDKYRDMICEGVVGSEIEFVLKSYCCQSLEIVRCGCRLVCKQDVEDIYENSIISSSEEIGVASEKVRII, from the exons ATGACTACGTTCTCACTTCAGTG GGATAATTCAATGGGATCTTCCAATGAAGGATCTTCTTCTTCCACCCTAACCTCCGGAAGGTCATGGTCCAACCATGTTTTCTTGAGTTTTCGGGGTGATGACACACGCAAAGGTTTCACTGGCCATCTTTTTGCTTCCCTAGAGAGAAGGGGGATCAAAACATTCAAGGATGATCATGATCTTCAGAGGGGGAAATTGATATCAGTGGAACTCATGAAAGCCATTGAAGGGTCCATGCTTGCACTTATCATTCTCTCACCAAACTATGCCTCCTCAACATGGTGTTTGGATGAGCTCAAAAAGATTCTAGAGTGCAAGAAAGAAGTTTTTCCAATCTTCCATGGTGTAGACCCCTCTGATGTGAGGCATCAGAGAGGAAGCTTTGCAAAGGCTTTCAGTGAACATGAAGAGAAATTCAGAGAAGACAAGAAGAAGTTGGAAAGATGGAGACATGCCTTGAGAGAAGTTGCAAGCTACTCTGGTTGGGACTCCAAGGAACA GCATGAGGCAACATTGATTGAAACAATTGTTGGACACatacagaaaaaaataattcccaGGTTGCCATGTTGCACAGATAACCTTGTTGGGATTGATTCACGGATGAAGGAAGTGTATTCACTCATGGGCATAAGTTTAAATGATGTTCGCTTCATAGGACTATGGGGCATGGGAGGCATAGGTAAGACAACCATTGCTAGATTTGTCTACGAAGCAATCAAAGGGGATTTCAATGTTAGTTGCTTTCTTGAAAACATTAGAGAGGTGTCTAAGACAAATGGCTTAGTTCACATTCAAAAGGAACTTCTTTTTCATCTTAATGTAAGAAGCAGTGATTTTTATAATCTTCATGATGGGAAAAATATAATAGCAAATTCTTTAAGCAACAAAAAGATTCTTCTTGTTCTTGATGATGTAAGTGAGTTAAGCCAACTGGAGAATTTGGctggaaagcaagaatggtTTGGTTCAGGGAGTAGAGTAATAATCACAACTAGAGATAAGCACCTGCTAAAGACGCATGGAGTGCATCTGACTTGTAAGGCTAAAGGCTTAGCCCAAAATGAAGCCCTGAAGCTCTTTTGTTTGAAAGCATTTAAGCAAGATCAACCTAAAGAAGAGTATCTGAATTTGTGCAAAGAAGTGGTTGAATATGCAAGAGGTCTTCCATTGGCACTTGAGGTATTGGGTTCCCATCTTTATGGAAGAACCGTTGAGGTTTGGCATAGTGCTTTAGAACAAATAAGAAGTTTTCCGCACTCCAAAATCCAAGACACACTGAAAATTAGTTATGATAGTTTACAACCTCCGTATCAGAAAATGTTTTTAGATATTGCCTGTTTCTTCAAAGGGATGGACATAGATGAAgtgaaaaatatcttaaaaaactGCGGTTATCATCCCGAAATTGGAATTGACATTTTGATCGAAAGATGTTTGGTAACTCTGGATAGGATGAAGAAGTTGGGGATGCATGATTTGCTACAAGAAATGGGAAGGAATATTGTATTTCAAGAATCTCCAAATGATCCAGGCAAACGTAGTAGATTGTGGTCTCAAAAAGACATTGATTATGTGTTGACAAAAAACAAG GGAACTGATGAAATTCAAGGCATAGTTCTGAACTTAGTTCAACCGTGTGATTATGAAGGACGCTGGAGCACTGAAGCCTTCTCCAAGACAAGTCAACTCAAGTTACTCATGTTATGTGATATGCAGCTTCCCCGTGGCCTCAACTGCCTTCCTAGTTCACTGAAAGTTCTTCACTGGAGAGGATGTCCTTTGAAAACCCTGCCACTTAATAATAAACTAGATGAAGTTGTTGACCTCAAATTGCCTCATAGCCGAATAGAACAACTTTGGCGTGGGACAAAG CTTCTGGAAAAGCTAAAGTCCATCAACTTGAGCTTTTCCAAGAACCTAAAGCAGTCCCCGGACTTTGGTGGGGCTCCAAATCTTGAATCATTGGTTCTAGAAGGTTGCACAAGTTTGACTGAAGTTCATCCATCCCTTGTACGCCATAAGAAACTTGCTATGATGAATTTAAAAGACTGTAAAAGGCTCAAAACTCTTCCAAGTAAAATGGAGATGAGTTCCTTGAAAGATTTAAACCTTTCTGGTTGCTCTGAATTTAAATATCTTCCAGAGTTTGGGGAAAGCATGGAACATTTGTCAGTGCTTTCTTTAGAGGGGACTGCTATAGCAAAACTACCCTCTTCACTGGGATGTCTAGTTGGCCTTGCTCATTTGTATTTGAAGAATTGCAAAAATCTTGTTTGCCTTCCAGATACCTTTCATAACTTAAACTCCCTCATAGTTCTGAATGTTTCTGGCTGCTCAAAACTTGGTTGCTTACCAGAGGGTTTAAAGGAAATCAAGTCTTTGGAGGAACTTGATGCAAGTGGAACTGCTATTCAAGAGCTACCTTCATCTGTCTTTTATTTGGAAAACCTAAAAAGTATCTCATTTGCTGGGTGCAAAAAGCCAGTATCTAACTCAGTAAGTGGATTTCTTCTCCCCTTTCAGTGGGTATTTGGGAATCAACAAACTCCTACTGCATTTAGATTACCACCTTCTAAACTGAATCTACCCTCTTTGATGAGAATAAATTTAAGTTACTGCAATCTATCTGAAGAGTCATTCCCAGATGGTTTTCGTCACTTATCTTCATTGCAGTTTCTAGATCTCACTGGCAACAATTTTGTTACCCTACCAAGTTGCATTTCGAACCTCACAAAGCTTGAAATTCTTCTCCTAAACTTGTGCAAAAAACTTAAAAGGTTGCCAGAGCTCCCTTCAAGAATGAAACATTTGGATGCAAGCAATTGCACTTCATTGGAAACTTCCAAATTCAATCCATCCAAGCCATGCAGTCTCTTTGCATCATCaccttcaaattttcatttttcgagAGAATTGATACGCTATCTTGAG GAACTCCCTCTTCCCAGAACAAGATTTGAGATGTTAATCCCAGGGAGTGAAATTCCATCATGGTTTGTCCCTCAAAAATGTGTTTCATTAGCTAAAATACCAGTCCCTCATAATTGCCCTGTAAATGAATGGGTGGGATTTGCTCTGTGCTTCCTATTAGTAAGTTATGCAAATCCTCCTGAGGCGTGCCATCATGAAGTTGAGTGCTACTTGTTTGGACCTAATGGTAAGACGATTATCAGTTCCAGGAATTTACCTCCCATGGAGCTAGATTGCCCTCACCTTTATATTCTCTACTTGTCCATTGATAAATACCGTGACATGATTTGTGAAGGTGTTGTCGGcagtgaaattgaatttgtattgaaaagttattgttgcCAATCATTGGAAATAGTGAGGTGCGGATGTCGTTTGGTATGTAAGCAAGATGTTGAagatatttatgaaaatagtaTCATTTCTTCTAGTGAAGAGATCGGAGTGGCCAGTGAGAAGGTGCGAATTATCTAA
- the LOC114389292 gene encoding TMV resistance protein N-like isoform X1 gives MQITQKQLVLTRNWDNSMGSSNEGSSSSTLTSGRSWSNHVFLSFRGDDTRKGFTGHLFASLERRGIKTFKDDHDLQRGKLISVELMKAIEGSMLALIILSPNYASSTWCLDELKKILECKKEVFPIFHGVDPSDVRHQRGSFAKAFSEHEEKFREDKKKLERWRHALREVASYSGWDSKEQHEATLIETIVGHIQKKIIPRLPCCTDNLVGIDSRMKEVYSLMGISLNDVRFIGLWGMGGIGKTTIARFVYEAIKGDFNVSCFLENIREVSKTNGLVHIQKELLFHLNVRSSDFYNLHDGKNIIANSLSNKKILLVLDDVSELSQLENLAGKQEWFGSGSRVIITTRDKHLLKTHGVHLTCKAKGLAQNEALKLFCLKAFKQDQPKEEYLNLCKEVVEYARGLPLALEVLGSHLYGRTVEVWHSALEQIRSFPHSKIQDTLKISYDSLQPPYQKMFLDIACFFKGMDIDEVKNILKNCGYHPEIGIDILIERCLVTLDRMKKLGMHDLLQEMGRNIVFQESPNDPGKRSRLWSQKDIDYVLTKNKGTDEIQGIVLNLVQPCDYEGRWSTEAFSKTSQLKLLMLCDMQLPRGLNCLPSSLKVLHWRGCPLKTLPLNNKLDEVVDLKLPHSRIEQLWRGTKLLEKLKSINLSFSKNLKQSPDFGGAPNLESLVLEGCTSLTEVHPSLVRHKKLAMMNLKDCKRLKTLPSKMEMSSLKDLNLSGCSEFKYLPEFGESMEHLSVLSLEGTAIAKLPSSLGCLVGLAHLYLKNCKNLVCLPDTFHNLNSLIVLNVSGCSKLGCLPEGLKEIKSLEELDASGTAIQELPSSVFYLENLKSISFAGCKKPVSNSVSGFLLPFQWVFGNQQTPTAFRLPPSKLNLPSLMRINLSYCNLSEESFPDGFRHLSSLQFLDLTGNNFVTLPSCISNLTKLEILLLNLCKKLKRLPELPSRMKHLDASNCTSLETSKFNPSKPCSLFASSPSNFHFSRELIRYLEELPLPRTRFEMLIPGSEIPSWFVPQKCVSLAKIPVPHNCPVNEWVGFALCFLLVSYANPPEACHHEVECYLFGPNGKTIISSRNLPPMELDCPHLYILYLSIDKYRDMICEGVVGSEIEFVLKSYCCQSLEIVRCGCRLVCKQDVEDIYENSIISSSEEIGVASEKVRII, from the exons ATGCAAATCACTCAGAAGCAACTAGTGCTGACAAGGAATTG GGATAATTCAATGGGATCTTCCAATGAAGGATCTTCTTCTTCCACCCTAACCTCCGGAAGGTCATGGTCCAACCATGTTTTCTTGAGTTTTCGGGGTGATGACACACGCAAAGGTTTCACTGGCCATCTTTTTGCTTCCCTAGAGAGAAGGGGGATCAAAACATTCAAGGATGATCATGATCTTCAGAGGGGGAAATTGATATCAGTGGAACTCATGAAAGCCATTGAAGGGTCCATGCTTGCACTTATCATTCTCTCACCAAACTATGCCTCCTCAACATGGTGTTTGGATGAGCTCAAAAAGATTCTAGAGTGCAAGAAAGAAGTTTTTCCAATCTTCCATGGTGTAGACCCCTCTGATGTGAGGCATCAGAGAGGAAGCTTTGCAAAGGCTTTCAGTGAACATGAAGAGAAATTCAGAGAAGACAAGAAGAAGTTGGAAAGATGGAGACATGCCTTGAGAGAAGTTGCAAGCTACTCTGGTTGGGACTCCAAGGAACA GCATGAGGCAACATTGATTGAAACAATTGTTGGACACatacagaaaaaaataattcccaGGTTGCCATGTTGCACAGATAACCTTGTTGGGATTGATTCACGGATGAAGGAAGTGTATTCACTCATGGGCATAAGTTTAAATGATGTTCGCTTCATAGGACTATGGGGCATGGGAGGCATAGGTAAGACAACCATTGCTAGATTTGTCTACGAAGCAATCAAAGGGGATTTCAATGTTAGTTGCTTTCTTGAAAACATTAGAGAGGTGTCTAAGACAAATGGCTTAGTTCACATTCAAAAGGAACTTCTTTTTCATCTTAATGTAAGAAGCAGTGATTTTTATAATCTTCATGATGGGAAAAATATAATAGCAAATTCTTTAAGCAACAAAAAGATTCTTCTTGTTCTTGATGATGTAAGTGAGTTAAGCCAACTGGAGAATTTGGctggaaagcaagaatggtTTGGTTCAGGGAGTAGAGTAATAATCACAACTAGAGATAAGCACCTGCTAAAGACGCATGGAGTGCATCTGACTTGTAAGGCTAAAGGCTTAGCCCAAAATGAAGCCCTGAAGCTCTTTTGTTTGAAAGCATTTAAGCAAGATCAACCTAAAGAAGAGTATCTGAATTTGTGCAAAGAAGTGGTTGAATATGCAAGAGGTCTTCCATTGGCACTTGAGGTATTGGGTTCCCATCTTTATGGAAGAACCGTTGAGGTTTGGCATAGTGCTTTAGAACAAATAAGAAGTTTTCCGCACTCCAAAATCCAAGACACACTGAAAATTAGTTATGATAGTTTACAACCTCCGTATCAGAAAATGTTTTTAGATATTGCCTGTTTCTTCAAAGGGATGGACATAGATGAAgtgaaaaatatcttaaaaaactGCGGTTATCATCCCGAAATTGGAATTGACATTTTGATCGAAAGATGTTTGGTAACTCTGGATAGGATGAAGAAGTTGGGGATGCATGATTTGCTACAAGAAATGGGAAGGAATATTGTATTTCAAGAATCTCCAAATGATCCAGGCAAACGTAGTAGATTGTGGTCTCAAAAAGACATTGATTATGTGTTGACAAAAAACAAG GGAACTGATGAAATTCAAGGCATAGTTCTGAACTTAGTTCAACCGTGTGATTATGAAGGACGCTGGAGCACTGAAGCCTTCTCCAAGACAAGTCAACTCAAGTTACTCATGTTATGTGATATGCAGCTTCCCCGTGGCCTCAACTGCCTTCCTAGTTCACTGAAAGTTCTTCACTGGAGAGGATGTCCTTTGAAAACCCTGCCACTTAATAATAAACTAGATGAAGTTGTTGACCTCAAATTGCCTCATAGCCGAATAGAACAACTTTGGCGTGGGACAAAG CTTCTGGAAAAGCTAAAGTCCATCAACTTGAGCTTTTCCAAGAACCTAAAGCAGTCCCCGGACTTTGGTGGGGCTCCAAATCTTGAATCATTGGTTCTAGAAGGTTGCACAAGTTTGACTGAAGTTCATCCATCCCTTGTACGCCATAAGAAACTTGCTATGATGAATTTAAAAGACTGTAAAAGGCTCAAAACTCTTCCAAGTAAAATGGAGATGAGTTCCTTGAAAGATTTAAACCTTTCTGGTTGCTCTGAATTTAAATATCTTCCAGAGTTTGGGGAAAGCATGGAACATTTGTCAGTGCTTTCTTTAGAGGGGACTGCTATAGCAAAACTACCCTCTTCACTGGGATGTCTAGTTGGCCTTGCTCATTTGTATTTGAAGAATTGCAAAAATCTTGTTTGCCTTCCAGATACCTTTCATAACTTAAACTCCCTCATAGTTCTGAATGTTTCTGGCTGCTCAAAACTTGGTTGCTTACCAGAGGGTTTAAAGGAAATCAAGTCTTTGGAGGAACTTGATGCAAGTGGAACTGCTATTCAAGAGCTACCTTCATCTGTCTTTTATTTGGAAAACCTAAAAAGTATCTCATTTGCTGGGTGCAAAAAGCCAGTATCTAACTCAGTAAGTGGATTTCTTCTCCCCTTTCAGTGGGTATTTGGGAATCAACAAACTCCTACTGCATTTAGATTACCACCTTCTAAACTGAATCTACCCTCTTTGATGAGAATAAATTTAAGTTACTGCAATCTATCTGAAGAGTCATTCCCAGATGGTTTTCGTCACTTATCTTCATTGCAGTTTCTAGATCTCACTGGCAACAATTTTGTTACCCTACCAAGTTGCATTTCGAACCTCACAAAGCTTGAAATTCTTCTCCTAAACTTGTGCAAAAAACTTAAAAGGTTGCCAGAGCTCCCTTCAAGAATGAAACATTTGGATGCAAGCAATTGCACTTCATTGGAAACTTCCAAATTCAATCCATCCAAGCCATGCAGTCTCTTTGCATCATCaccttcaaattttcatttttcgagAGAATTGATACGCTATCTTGAG GAACTCCCTCTTCCCAGAACAAGATTTGAGATGTTAATCCCAGGGAGTGAAATTCCATCATGGTTTGTCCCTCAAAAATGTGTTTCATTAGCTAAAATACCAGTCCCTCATAATTGCCCTGTAAATGAATGGGTGGGATTTGCTCTGTGCTTCCTATTAGTAAGTTATGCAAATCCTCCTGAGGCGTGCCATCATGAAGTTGAGTGCTACTTGTTTGGACCTAATGGTAAGACGATTATCAGTTCCAGGAATTTACCTCCCATGGAGCTAGATTGCCCTCACCTTTATATTCTCTACTTGTCCATTGATAAATACCGTGACATGATTTGTGAAGGTGTTGTCGGcagtgaaattgaatttgtattgaaaagttattgttgcCAATCATTGGAAATAGTGAGGTGCGGATGTCGTTTGGTATGTAAGCAAGATGTTGAagatatttatgaaaatagtaTCATTTCTTCTAGTGAAGAGATCGGAGTGGCCAGTGAGAAGGTGCGAATTATCTAA
- the LOC114390136 gene encoding E3 ubiquitin-protein ligase RHA1B-like translates to MGFPVGYAEVFFPNPFLHTLALLGLLRNLVFFLLHLLGFSDFLETEVAWPDHPHPSDEAAAARPPSASALLIRDLLPVAKFGDSDVGAQQNGLCAVCLFEFSEEEEVRCLRNCKHIFHRTCVDRWIDHDQKTCPLCRTPFVPDDMLDDYNQRLWAASGVNEFYADYTSSF, encoded by the coding sequence ATGGGTTTTCCGGTGGGTTACGCGGAGGTGTTCTTCCCGAACCCGTTCCTGCACACGCTGGCCCTCCTCGGCCTCCTCCGAAACCTCGTATTCTTCCTCCTCCACCTCCTCGGATTCTCCGACTTCCTCGAAACCGAGGTCGCCTGGCCGGACCACCCCCACCCCTCCGACGAGGCTGCGGCGGCGCGGCCCCCATCCGCGTCGGCGCTCCTGATCCGCGACCTCCTTCCCGTCGCCAAGTTCGGAGACTCCGACGTTGGCGCCCAACAAAACGGCTTGTGCGCAGTGTGCCTGTTCGAGTTCTCCGAGGAGGAGGAGGTTCGGTGCCTGCGCAACTGCAAGCACATTTTCCACCGCACATGCGTGGACCGTTGGATCGACCACGATCAGAAAACGTGCCCTCTCTGTAGGACCCCCTTTGTGCCTGATGATATGCTTGATGATTATAATCAACGACTCTGGGCTGCTTCTGGGGTTAACGAGTTTTACGCCGATTACACTTCTTCCTTCTGA